From one Puntigrus tetrazona isolate hp1 unplaced genomic scaffold, ASM1883169v1 S000000456, whole genome shotgun sequence genomic stretch:
- the cthrc1b gene encoding collagen triple helix repeat-containing protein 1: MGHFKTPVLIVSCLLFTCYEAEKLKTRGLRQKDVDYMEKYSSCHQGPAGTPGREGNPGVNGIPGTPGLPGRDGAKGEKGECVTERFEEPWKPNYKQCAWNALNYGIDLGKITECTFTKQHADSALRVLFSGSLRLKCKTACCQRWYFTFNGAECAAPLPIESIIYLDQGSPEFNSTINIHRTTSVEGLCEGVRKGLVDVAVWVGTCGDYPHGDASTGWNSVSSVIIEELPQNS, encoded by the exons ATGGGACACTTCAAAACACCAGTATTGATCGTCTCCTGCTTATTGTTTACGTGTTACGAagctgaaaaattaaaaaccagAGGCCTGCGCCAGAAGGATGTTGACTACATGGAGAAA TATTCCAGCTGCCACCAGGGTCCAGCAGGCACCCCAGGAAGGGAAGGAAATCCAGGGGTGAACGGAATTCCAGGTACTCCCGGTCTGCCGGGCCGGGATGGTGCAAAAGGAGAGAAGGGTGAATGCGTGACGGAGAGGTTTGAAGAGCCGTGGAAACCCAACTACAAGCAGTGTGCCTGGAACGCTCTGAACTACGGCATTGACCTGGGCAAAATTACA GAGTGTACGTTCACTAAGCAGCATGCAGACAGTGCTCTCCGTGTGCTGTTCAGCGGCTCACTCAGGCTGAAGTGTAAGACAGCTTGTTGCCAGCGCTGGTACTTCACTTTTAATGGGGCAGAATGTGCCGCTCCGCTGCCTATAGAGTCCATCATTTACCTGGACCAGGGAAGTCCAGAATTCAACTCCACCATCAACATACACAGAACCACGTCAG TTGAAGGTTTGTGTGAAGGAGTGCGGAAAGGCCTGGTGGACGTTGCCGTCTGGGTGGGAACCTGCGGAGACTATCCGCACGGAGACGCTTCCACCGGCTGGAATTCTGTTTCCAGCGTGATCATAGAAGAGCTTCCTCAGAACAGCTGA
- the slc25a32b gene encoding solute carrier family 25 member 32b, which produces MSPSQGSPVPLSLTGSLQRLFSHVKIENLIAGLSGGVVSTLVLHPLDLVKIRFAVSDGLDVRPKYSGMMHCMKSIWQQEGLRGLYQGVTPNIWGAGASWGLYFFFYNAIKAYNKEGRQTELSATEHLLSAAGAGAMTLCMTNPIWVTKTRLVLQYGADPSKKQYKGMMDALLKIYHHEGIAGLYRGFVPGLFGTSHGALQFMAYEELKRDYNKYRKMQSDAKLNALEYITMAALSKIFAVATTYPYQVVRARLQDQHNTYDGLVDVIRRTFRNEGLLGFYKGMVPNLIRVTPACCITFVVYENVSRFLLDQHK; this is translated from the exons ATGAGCCCCAGCCAGGGCTCCCCTGTACCTCTGTCCCTCACCGGCAGCCTGCAGAGACTCTTCAGTCATGTGAAGATCGAGAATTTAATAGCAGGGCTCAGTGGAGGAGTGGTGTCCACGTTGGTGCTTCATCCTCTGGATCTGGTCAAAATAAGGTTTGCag TGAGTGACGGGCTGGACGTGAGACCGAAATACAGTGGAATGATgcactgcatgaaaagcatctGGCAGCAGGAGGGTCTCCGGGGCCTTTATCAAGGAGTCACCCCAAACATCTGGGGTGCTGGAGCATCATGGGGGCTTTACTTTTTCTT ttaCAATGCAATAAAAGCATACAACAAAGagggcagacagacagaactgAGTGCCACTGAACATCTGCTGTCAGCAGCTGGAGCAG gggCGATGACGCTTTGCATGACCAATCCGATCTGGGTCACCAAAACCCGCCTGGTTCTTCAGTACGGCGCCGATCCGTCTAAGAAGCAGTACAAGGGCATGATGGATGCTCTTTTGAAAATCTACCACCACGAAGGGATCGCAGGACTCTACCGG GGGTTTGTCCCGGGATTGTTTGGAACCTCCCATGGTGCACTGCAGTTCATGGCGTACGAAGAGCTGAAGAGAGATTATAACAAATACAGAAAGATGCAATCGGATGCTAAACTG AATGCATTAGAATACATTACCATGGCAGCTTTGTCCAAAATATTCGCAGTGGCTACGACATACCCGTATCAGGTGGTCCGAGCTCGTCTGCAAGATCAGCACAACACTTATGATGGATTGGTAGATGTCATCCGGAGAACGTTCAG AAATGAGGGTCTGTTGGGTTTCTACAAAGGCATGGTGCCCAACCTGATCCGAGTCACTCCGGCCTGCTGCATTACCTTCGTGGTCTATGAGAATGTTTCCCGCTTCCTCCTGGACCAGCACAAGTGA